Genomic segment of Verrucomicrobium sp.:
TGAAACTCGTCTTTTTGGCCGGGGATCCGCCGACGGAGGCCGTTGCCGCTCCCGCCGCCGCGGCAGGCCCGGCCAAGGCCGCCGAACCCGCCGAACCGGCGAAGCTGACGGATAAGGAATTCCTCCACGACCCCCAGATCAAGAAGGCGCTGGAGCTCTTCCAGGCCCGCGTCGTCTCCGCCAAGTAATTTCAAATCTATGAATATCGCCAAACTGATGAAGCAGGCCCAGCAGATGCAGGCCCAGGCCCAGAAGATCCAGGCTGACCTGGCCGCCAAGGAATATCAGGGTACCAGCGGCGGCGGCGCGGTGAGCGCCACGGCCAGCGGCGACGGCCAGTTGCTCAAGCTCAAGATCGACCCGGCCATCCTGAAAGACGGCGACGCCGAGATCGTCGAGGACCTGGTCCTCTCCGCCGTCCGCGACGCGCTGGAGCAGGGCCGCAAGGACGCCGCGTCCGAGATGGGCAAATTGACCGGCGGCCTGGGCTTGCCCGGGTTCTAATTTTGGCCGATTACCCGCCCACCTTCCAGGAGCTGGTCGGCG
This window contains:
- a CDS encoding YbaB/EbfC family nucleoid-associated protein, which encodes MNIAKLMKQAQQMQAQAQKIQADLAAKEYQGTSGGGAVSATASGDGQLLKLKIDPAILKDGDAEIVEDLVLSAVRDALEQGRKDAASEMGKLTGGLGLPGF